A stretch of DNA from Juglans microcarpa x Juglans regia isolate MS1-56 chromosome 5D, Jm3101_v1.0, whole genome shotgun sequence:
AAATATTGAGTTTTGGGGATTGGCTAACAAGTAAAAATTACTCTGTTTTGATCCGCCGTTGTCTTGTCAATCGTAGTCCACAATACCCCGTCACCAACTTTGGAGCCCCAAGCCCTCAAGCAAAAGCAGTCCAGCTTGTATGGCATCCATAATTGAGCGACTGATTTGGCCTGTCCACCCATGGCTCAATGTGCTGTGCTGCCCATGAGCATGCCAAACACACTGGCATCTACATCTCTAAAATGTTGAAAATGACtctctttatataaaaaaaattaactaaagaCGAGAGATTAGGGTTTGTTGGCCAAATTCTATATGATTAAGATGAAGTTTTTCCTGACGACAAGAATGGGGAGGACATATAATCTAATTGTGGGCTTAAAAAGTTGTGGTCCAATataatttgtatgaaattttgagTGTTTATACTTGGAACGTGTTTGTGTATTGATGTTATATCGAATCTGTGTGATGTGGATGTGTCATATGGGTTTAACCGGGTGGAAGGCATGCTCCTTTGCATAGTATCTGAGATCCCTCATCATCAAAATGTTCGTGTATTCATGTAAACATGTGTGTTACAAAGCtgagatatttattttttatacttttgctACAGCCAAcgctccatttttttaaaaaggggATAAAGGCTGCTGAAGTAATTGGCGCTGATGTGGCTCGCTTGAAGGATACGATGGAGAAACTCTACAAGTAATTCATTGCCGATCTACTTGACATCATCTTTATGCCTTTTGTGTTTTTGGTAATAGGGTAAACATATTTGGTGCTTTTTTAAATTGGGTCTTGCATGGTTCTCATATGGACCTAAAATGGTCTACTCAAGTGCTTTTAACTGCATgtttaagaaaaaggaaaataaaaggttctgtttagatgtgtttgataATAAAGGTGGCATCAAATGTGGTTTTAACTCTTATTTTTCCCAAAGAATCAGATAACTTAGATTGTTGTTGGGTTAATCATAGAACATGTTGAATCTCCTGTGTTTTGCATCAAAGCTTTGACCACTGTAAAATTTGACACCTATTCAAATTTAAGAGTTATGCgatgtttgaaatttaaaatttgcttGCCACTTGATGTATAAGTGGTAAGAGCATGAATTGAATGAGATGCTTTTTCAATTAGAGGTATTGTCCATGCTGTCTTAGTTCTAATTGTAAATTTTGGAATTTTGGCTGAGTGATTAGTTTGTCTTATTTTTGGCAGGACTGACTGAGGATACCAGAGGGAATGGATGGCAGAGGATGTATAATTTGATGTCTTAATAACCTTTTAAAGTAAATTCAAGAAATTAATGAGATCGCTCGGggtaatattataaaagaaaaaaaaaaatgtacttggTCGGTCAGGTTCACTTGTGTTTTTGGCCAATGAGGCAAGTTCGTGTAGTAATCGTTTTATCAGTAGAATGTTGCATAAGAATTTCGTCTGAGCAGAGAACAGAAggaatatatgaaaaaagagcTGATGGCAGAGGAAAAACTAACTAACTTTGCCTCATTTTCGTTTATGTATATTTATGGATTTCTGTCTCGTAACGCACCCTTTGAAGCTGGACTATCTGCATCAGGTACTCCTATCTTAGATCTTGTTAAAAGAACTTTATGTCTTGTAAGAGACAGAAATATCGGTCAGTTAATCTTCTTTTTATCCTTATTATATGatcttttttcttgaaaaccTTTTTGGGcagttataacttataagtcTGTAGATCAATGTCAACTTCGTAATTGAATCGGGAAAATAAGAGcgtcaaggaaaaaaaaaaaaaaaaaggttgagcTGGGAATCTGGGATGGTGGAACCATATTaatgactataaataaatacacaaaatatttgTCAAGTTTAATAACAGGAATTTTCACTGAAATCTTGTTTGCCAAATAGATTTATCAATGGAAATTCGTATTTacgaaagagaaatattttagtcataaaaaatttatataaaagtaaattaataaattaatattatttaatatagtacgttaaattataaaattatttttattataaaatagatttaacagtttacaaatttacatacaaatttatttattgtgtacTCTTGTGTACGTAGTAGCACTTGCAATTAAACCCGCCCAAAGAGAAAAACTTGACCCGCTCAATCTGGATTGGCCGACCCGCTCAATCTGTACGCGACCTTAAACGCTGCTAAGAGAATGCTGAACCGCAAATCCGAAGAGAGTATTATCAGAGACCCTTTTCTCGTGTGAAGAGCGTCAATGGCCGTGCCACTTGCTCAGACTACTCTCTTGTTCAGAACTTCACTCCTTCTCTCCAAAAATGCCCTCAGAAGCTTCACCTCTTGCATTCCTCCctcatcctcttcttcctcttattCTTCCTCTGAGCTTCACCGCAAGAAATGGAGGCAACCAGTGGCCTCGGTGCTCGAATTTGGTGGAGTCAAGATCGGTCGAGAAGGTAACTTATCCTCTTTCagaaagtttataatttttcggTCGGGGTTGGTCCAAAATTATGAACCTTTTCGCTTAATCTATATTGGGTATCCTGCGCATTTTCAAATTCTGCACTGTCTGAACTGGTTTATTGTTACTTTATTTTCCTTATCTGTAAATTCTGTGCTAAGGCTGTACGGTTGTAGTTTCTGTATTCCGTGAGCATTTTTACCATTTGAGTTGGTGTAGTTTTCCTTGTTATCCTGTTACGAGATTGCGTGCAGTACGGGgcgatttattttttcttattctgtTGGATGTACTCCTGTGTCAAACGTTATGTTAGTCTCGGATTTTGTTAGGACGAATTTCTGAGTTGATTGCCCTGGTCACAATTTGAAAATGCAATTTCTTCAAGAAGTAGACCTCAACTTTATGTCGTTTTGGCTGCTATACTGCTGAACTTCCATTTCTGAGGATTGTGGGTGAGTCTGAAAACCATTACCAGTGTGCAAACAACTTCCATACCTGTTGGATTTATACGGCCAGTGTACTGTTTTGGTTATCTACGCATAAATTCACCTTGGGTTGATATCTTGGGATAATGGATGTGCAGATGTGGTAAGGGATGATCCCACAAACAATGTCCCggattcaattttttcaagacTCGGAATGCAACTTCATAGAAGGGATCAGCATCCGATTGGGATTCTGAAGAATGCAATATATGAGTATTTTGATACCAGTTATTCAAATACGTTTGATAAGTTTGATAATCTCTGCCCAATTGTATCTGTAAAACAGGTATTTATGCAAATCGTTATAATGTTTCATCACAAATTGCATGTTTATGATGGCTCTCTCTTTAGCTGGTGCTGCTCATATGATGACAAGATTTGCAACTAAGAATCATCACGTAGATTTTACGGCTTGTATTCCACttatttgttttggaaaatgatgaaatatatattcataaaactTCTGGTTTCCTGCAAGATTGGACTCCCCCTCCCCCAGATTGCTTCAAATGCATGGCTTTCATGTGCTAATCGGAATCTCCTGAACTTTACAATGATTTCATACTCCTATTTTATTGTGACATGTTTTgaattattctctctctctctctctctctctctggttttctattttctatttttgtgatGGTAAGTGTACTTCTTGCAGAACTTTGATGATGTCTTGGTTCCTGCTGATCATGTAAGCAGGAGTTATAACGACACATACTATATTGACTCTCAAACTGTTTTGAGGTGTCATACAAGTGCACATCAGGCAGAACTATTGAGAAAAGGACACACTCATTTTCTTGTAACAGGAGATGTGTACCGTAGGGATTCCATCGACTCAACTCATTACCCCGTGTTTCATCAGGTTTCTAATCTTTGGTTCTAACAATTAGAATTATATATCAAAGTTTCTTCTTCATTGTGTTTGATGAATCTGTTTTGTGGATATATAGATGGAAGGTGTTCGTGTGTTTCAACCGGATGAGTGGGAGGCATCTGGCATAGATGCCACATCTTATGCAGCCGAGGACTTGAAGAAGTGTCTTGAGGGCTTAGCACGTCATCTATTTGGTAAACTTAAGAGTACCTTTCTGAGCAAATGCTTACAGTATAATATCAGTTGCCACCATGGTTTCCTTGGCTTTATTCTCATGCTTTCCTTGTATCTTCTTCCCCATCTAGAAAGGTGTTCTTTTGTACACTCCCTCTGTACTTGGATTGCGCCTTTTGCACCTTTAATCAAGCATTATTACTTCTAAAAAATCAGTTGCCTCCATGGTGTACGCTCTTAGtactataaaataattgaagtttgaa
This window harbors:
- the LOC121265574 gene encoding phenylalanine--tRNA ligase, chloroplastic/mitochondrial, with protein sequence MAVPLAQTTLLFRTSLLLSKNALRSFTSCIPPSSSSSSYSSSELHRKKWRQPVASVLEFGGVKIGREDVVRDDPTNNVPDSIFSRLGMQLHRRDQHPIGILKNAIYEYFDTSYSNTFDKFDNLCPIVSVKQNFDDVLVPADHVSRSYNDTYYIDSQTVLRCHTSAHQAELLRKGHTHFLVTGDVYRRDSIDSTHYPVFHQMEGVRVFQPDEWEASGIDATSYAAEDLKKCLEGLARHLFGAVEMRWIDAYFPFTNPSFELEIYFKEKWLEVLGCGVMEQEILKRAGRVNNVAWAFGLGLERLAMVLFDIPDIRLFWSNDERFTSQFSKGQLGIKFKPFSKFPPCYKDMSFWINESFTENNLCEIVRGVAGDLAEEVLLIDNFTNKKGMTSHCYRIAYRSMERSLTDEEINELQWNVRDQVQSKLNVVIR